One genomic window of Anguilla anguilla isolate fAngAng1 chromosome 13, fAngAng1.pri, whole genome shotgun sequence includes the following:
- the sec13 gene encoding protein SEC13 homolog yields MVSVINTVDTSHEDMIHDAQMDYYGTRLATCSSDRSVKIFDVKNGGQILVADLRGHEGPVWQVAWAHPMYGNILASCSYDRKVIIWKEENGTWDKMYEYTGHDSSVNSVCWGPYDFGLILACGSSDGAISLLTFSGDGQWGVKKISNAHTIGCNAVSWAPAVVPGSLIDQPSGQKPNYIKRFVSGGCDNLVKLWKEEDGQWKEDQKLEAHSDWVRDVGWAPSIGLPTSTIASCSQDGRVFIWTCDDPAGNTWTAKLLHKFNDVVWHVSWSITGNILAVSGGDNKVTLWKESVDGQWACISDVNKGQGAVSSLTESQQSEQ; encoded by the exons CATGATGCTCAGATGGACTACTATGGCACAAGACTGGCCACGTGCTCCTCCGACAGGTCCGTAAAGATCTTCGATGTGAAGAACGGAGGCCAGATCCTCGTGGCAGATCTGAGAGG GCACGAGGGCCCTGTGTGGCAGGTGGCCTGGGCCCACCCCATGTACGGGAACATCCTGGCCTCCTGCTCCTACGACCGGAAGGTGATCATCTGGAAGGAGGAGAACGGAACCTGGGACAAGATGTACGAGTACACGGGGCACGACTCCTCAG tgAATTCTGTGTGCTGGGGGCCATATGACTTTGGGCTGATTCTGGCCTGCGGCAGCTCCGATGGGGCCATTTCCCTCCTGACCTTCTCAGGGGACGGACAGTGGGGCGTCAAAAAGATCAGCAACGCACACACT atCGGCTGTAACGCGGTGAGTTGGGCGCCGGCGGTGGTCCCTGGCAGTCTCATAGACCAGCCGTCGGGGCAGAAACCCAACTACATCAAGAGGTTTGTGTCGGGAGGCTGCGACAACCTGGTCAAGCTGTGGAA GGAGGAGGACGGGCAGTGGAAGGAGGACCAGAAGCTGGAGGCGCACAGCGACTGGGTGCGGGATGTAGGCTGGGCTCCCTCCATAGGCCTGCCCACCAGCACTATCGCCAGCTGCTCGCAG gacggACGAGTGTTCATCTGGACGTGCGACGACCCCGCGGGGAACACCTGGACGGCCAAGCTCCTGCACAAGTTCAACGACGTGGTGTGGCACGTCAGCTGGTCCATCACCGGCAACATCCTGGCCGTCTCCGGCGGGGACAACAAG GTGACGCTGTGGAAGGAGTCGGTGGACGGCCAGTGGGCCTGCATCAGCGACGTTAACAAGGGCCAGGGCGCCGTGTCGTCCCTCACGGAGAGCCAGCAGAGCGAGCAGTGA